In the Vitis vinifera cultivar Pinot Noir 40024 chromosome 2, ASM3070453v1 genome, one interval contains:
- the LOC100241354 gene encoding bifunctional nitrilase/nitrile hydratase NIT4B, with protein sequence MAAKYKVYLVTGVVVRDGYTLYCTVLFFDPEGNYLGKHRKLVPTYWERLFWGFADCSTTPVYDTPYGKLGSVICWENRMPLFRTAMYGKGIEIYCAPTADSRDTWVATMRHVAIEGGCYVLSPIQFCRRKDYPPPPEYLYSPTEEDVTPDSIVWVGGSVIISPHGKILPGPNYEGEGLFTADLGMALSSPIIYPNISVYVRNEIPKAKFQFDAVGHYSRADVLSLTVNNRPLLPVTFTSSPSKIKDDEEMDECKDI encoded by the exons ATGGCTGCGAAATACAAAGTCTACTTAGTGACAGGTGTTGTTGTGAGAGATGGATACACATTGTATTGCACTGTTCTCTTCTTTGATCCTGAAGGTAATTACCTTGGAAAACATAGGAAACTCGTGCCAACATATTGGGAGCGGCTCTTCTGGGGTTTCGCAGATTGCTCGACAACTCCAGTTTATGACACTCCATATGGAAAACTTGGTTCGGTCATTTGTTGGGAAAATAGAATGCCGCTTTTCAGGACAGCAATGTATGGCAAAG GTATTGAGATATATTGTGCTCCTACTGCCGATTCCAGGGATACATGGGTAGCTACAATGAGACACGTCGCTATTGAGGGTGGATGCTATGTTCTTTCACCCATCCAGTTCTGTCGGAGGAAAGATTACCCACCTCCACCTGAGTATCTTTACAGTCCTACAGAAGAAGATGTCACTCCAGATTCTATTGTTTGGGTTGGAGGTAGTGTCATCATTTCGCCCCATGGCAAAATTCTACCAGGACCAAATTATGAAGGAGAAGGCCTCTTCACAGCTGATCTTGGTATGGCCCTAAGTTCTCCAATTATATATCCAAATATTTCAGTAT ATGTTCGTAACGAGATTCCTAAAGCAAAGTTCCAGTTCGATGCAGTAGGACATTATTCGAGAGCTGATGTGCTAAGCCTCACTGTGAACAATCGTCCACTGCTTCCTGTTACTTTCACATCCTCACCATCTAAAATCAAAGACGATGAGGAGATGGATGAATGCAAAGATATATAA